Proteins from a genomic interval of Musa acuminata AAA Group cultivar baxijiao chromosome BXJ1-9, Cavendish_Baxijiao_AAA, whole genome shotgun sequence:
- the LOC103999226 gene encoding transcription factor bHLH130 isoform X1: protein MYGAPPATATSKDLDLAYPPAAPLGGHRKEEPESAGLHVLLHHPPAQQEQVSPGLLRFRSAPSSLFEELCEDFLPARPYGAETDEPSVVDTVDCQRRPQFWRPPPSGEKVSPQHKVASSSSLPMTHHHTQQPLQMPNHSLSDISYRTMGSMLAEVEQHENGGGRTFANLTRQSSSPAIVSSHNGYPMMRDLRGFRNEGLPPMGEAAKRFRGHQLSLGKRQSSLMSRISETGSEEFGRGSHEESGCYMPGWDETSLLSANSFAGTRKGSEGEDKTGAGLNHSEPQKGEVRNHVSGVTHQLGLPKTSSEMAAVENFLRFQDAVPCRIRAKRGCATHPRSIAERVRRTKISERMKKLQEVVPNMDKQTNTADMLNLAVDYIKDLQKQVKTLTEGRASCTCLSSNQNSYLNSKSGARGS from the exons ATGTACGGAGCTCCTCCGGCGACGGCGACGTCGAAGGATCTCGACCTGGCTTATCCGCCTGCCGCGCCTCTCGGCGGCCACCGGAAGGAGGAACCCGAGTCGGCGGGCCTCCACGTGCTCCTCCACCATCCACCAGCACAACAGGAGCAGGTGAGCCCCGGTCTCCTCCGGTTCCGATCCGCTCCGAGCTCGTTGTTCGAAGAACTCTGCGAGGACTTCCTCCCCGCAAGACCCTACGGCGCCGAGACCGACGAGCCCTCGGTTGTCGATACCGTTGACTGCCAGAGGAGGCCTCAGTTCTGGCGGCCACCGCCATCGGGGGAGAAGGTCAGCCCTCAACATAAGGTTGCATCCTCTTCTTCTCTGCCGATGACGCATCATCACACGCAGCAGCCGTTGCAGATGCCGAATCATAGCTTGTCAGACATCTCATACCGGACGATGGGTTCGATGCTGGCGGAGGTGGAACAACACGAGAACGGAGGTGGCAGAACCTTCGCCAACCTCACTCGCCAGAGCAGCTCACCCGCTATCGTCTCATCTCACAATG GCTATCCTATGATGAGGGATCTGCGTGGTTTCAGAAATGAGGGTCTTCCTCCCATGGGAGAGGCAGCAAAAAGGTTTAGGGGTCATCAGTTAAGCTTAGGAAAGAGACAAAGCTCCTTGATGTCTCGGATCTCTGAGACGGGGAGCGAGGAGTTCGGCCGCGGTAGTCATGAAGAGAGCGGGTGTTACATGCCTGGTTGGGATGAGACCTCTCTGCTTTCTGCAAACAGCTTCGCAGGGACGAGAAAAGGCAGTGAGGGGGAGGACAAGACAGGCGCCGGTCTCAACCACTCGGAGCCTCAG AAGGGGGAGGTGAGGAACCATGTCTCGGGTGTCACACATCAGCTCGGCTTGCCCAAGACCTCGTCGGAGATGGCCGCCGTCGAGAACTTTCTACGGTTTCAGGACGCAGTCCCCTGCAGAATCAGAGCTAAACGGGGCTGCGCCACCCACCCGCGAAGCATCGCCGAGCGG GTGAGGAGGACTAAGATCAGCGAAAGGATGAAGAAGCTACAGGAGGTTGTTCCTAACATGGACAAG CAAACCAACACTGCCGACATGCTAAATTTGGCCGTTGACTACATCAAGGATCTCCAGAAACAAGTCAAG ACGCTGACGGAAGGCAGGGCGAGCTGCACCTGTTTGTCCAGCAATCAAAATTCTTACTTGAACTCGAAATCAGGAGCGAGAGGTTCCTAA
- the LOC103999226 gene encoding transcription factor bHLH130 isoform X4 — translation MYGAPPATATSKDLDLAYPPAAPLGGHRKEEPESAGLHVLLHHPPAQQEQVSPGLLRFRSAPSSLFEELCEDFLPARPYGAETDEPSVVDTVDCQRRPQFWRPPPSGEKMPNHSLSDISYRTMGSMLAEVEQHENGGGRTFANLTRQSSSPAIVSSHNGYPMMRDLRGFRNEGLPPMGEAAKRFRGHQLSLGKRQSSLMSRISETGSEEFGRGSHEESGCYMPGWDETSLLSANSFAGTRKGSEGEDKTGAGLNHSEPQKGEVRNHVSGVTHQLGLPKTSSEMAAVENFLRFQDAVPCRIRAKRGCATHPRSIAERVRRTKISERMKKLQEVVPNMDKQTNTADMLNLAVDYIKDLQKQVKTLTEGRASCTCLSSNQNSYLNSKSGARGS, via the exons ATGTACGGAGCTCCTCCGGCGACGGCGACGTCGAAGGATCTCGACCTGGCTTATCCGCCTGCCGCGCCTCTCGGCGGCCACCGGAAGGAGGAACCCGAGTCGGCGGGCCTCCACGTGCTCCTCCACCATCCACCAGCACAACAGGAGCAGGTGAGCCCCGGTCTCCTCCGGTTCCGATCCGCTCCGAGCTCGTTGTTCGAAGAACTCTGCGAGGACTTCCTCCCCGCAAGACCCTACGGCGCCGAGACCGACGAGCCCTCGGTTGTCGATACCGTTGACTGCCAGAGGAGGCCTCAGTTCTGGCGGCCACCGCCATCGGGGGAGAAG ATGCCGAATCATAGCTTGTCAGACATCTCATACCGGACGATGGGTTCGATGCTGGCGGAGGTGGAACAACACGAGAACGGAGGTGGCAGAACCTTCGCCAACCTCACTCGCCAGAGCAGCTCACCCGCTATCGTCTCATCTCACAATG GCTATCCTATGATGAGGGATCTGCGTGGTTTCAGAAATGAGGGTCTTCCTCCCATGGGAGAGGCAGCAAAAAGGTTTAGGGGTCATCAGTTAAGCTTAGGAAAGAGACAAAGCTCCTTGATGTCTCGGATCTCTGAGACGGGGAGCGAGGAGTTCGGCCGCGGTAGTCATGAAGAGAGCGGGTGTTACATGCCTGGTTGGGATGAGACCTCTCTGCTTTCTGCAAACAGCTTCGCAGGGACGAGAAAAGGCAGTGAGGGGGAGGACAAGACAGGCGCCGGTCTCAACCACTCGGAGCCTCAG AAGGGGGAGGTGAGGAACCATGTCTCGGGTGTCACACATCAGCTCGGCTTGCCCAAGACCTCGTCGGAGATGGCCGCCGTCGAGAACTTTCTACGGTTTCAGGACGCAGTCCCCTGCAGAATCAGAGCTAAACGGGGCTGCGCCACCCACCCGCGAAGCATCGCCGAGCGG GTGAGGAGGACTAAGATCAGCGAAAGGATGAAGAAGCTACAGGAGGTTGTTCCTAACATGGACAAG CAAACCAACACTGCCGACATGCTAAATTTGGCCGTTGACTACATCAAGGATCTCCAGAAACAAGTCAAG ACGCTGACGGAAGGCAGGGCGAGCTGCACCTGTTTGTCCAGCAATCAAAATTCTTACTTGAACTCGAAATCAGGAGCGAGAGGTTCCTAA
- the LOC135594419 gene encoding uncharacterized protein LOC135594419 isoform X2, whose protein sequence is MDGGEYASTRGPGAPTPARVSLAHLGSPSPRRLSGCFEEPSRPALKKIAWVSLQGRLVGAEEATSAGAIGGGLSADEAVAWDLFSPLHRVLVVAVVAAAAYNSKRARQIEQFQRSVELRDQVLLSMQQKLDNLCEQMNSLQDQPVKCISGLSLENDQFNAEDATGIESAKEEAFNADNLIPTEQEERRMSDLSDFNWSVTSSVDFQLSALASEQEFYNLRKECEEKDAKIKELAIAVDAFRAADCKRITELEEIIRRKNLVISKLKKDKAVLEKQVVELTRLRRSSSTALDTSNLQPPVMANNILYDMSSTSPSSSDPDSPMTSKQYHSQRSVAEDNPQRHDIRMAEIISPSSVEHLIPLNKSNDGSLKQQFISPLKENQRIQRSEPASALRQRRIVHFSEDSKRTRRAAHQKANYTSSKMRWT, encoded by the exons ATGGACGGCGGCGAGTACGCGTCCACCCGTGGCCCGGGCGCTCCGACGCCGGCGCGTGTCTCGCTTGCCCACCTCGGCTCCCCCTCCCCTCGCCGCCTCTCTGGCTGTTTCGAAGAGCCGAGCCGGCCGGCGCTGAAGAAGATCGCTTGGGTCTCGCTCCAGGGCCGCCTCGTCGGCGCAGAGGAGGCCACATCGGCCGGCGCAATCGGAGGCGGCTTGAGCGCTGATGAAGCGGTGGCATGGGATCTCTTTAGCCCTCTCCATCGGGTCCTCGTAGTCGCCGTCGTCGCGGCAGCCGCTTACAACTCGAAGAGGGCTCGGCAGATCGAACAGTTTCAGAGATCCGTAGAGCTAAGG GACCAGGTGCTCCTCAGCATGCAACAGAAGCTTGATAATTTATGTGAGCAGATGAACTCCCTTCAGGATCAACCAGTCAAATGCATTTCGGGGCTTTCATTGGAGAATGATCAATTCAATGCTGAG GATGCCACTGGGATAGAGTCTGCAAAAGAGGAGGCCTTCAACGCAGATAATTTGATCCCAACGGAGCAAGAAGAGCGTCGGATGTCTGATTTGTCTGATTTTAATTGGAGTGTTACATCCTCTGTTGACTTTCAG CTAAGTGCATTAGCATCAGAGCAAGAATTCTATAACCTTCGCAAGGAGTGTGAAGAGAAGGATGCAAAAATAAAGGAATTAGCTATTGCTGTCGATGCATTTAGGGCTGCTGACTGTAAG AGGATAACGGAACTTGAAGAAATCATAAGAAGGAAGAACTTGGTGATCTCCAAACTGAAGAAAGATAAGGCTGTTCTCGAGAAACAG GTTGTTGAGCTTACAAGGCTCCGGAGAAGTTCTTCTACTGCTTTGGACACTAGCAATCTGCAGCCTCCAGTCATGGCAAATAATATCCTGTATGACATGAGTAGTACTAGTCCATCATCTTCTGACCCGGATTCTCCTATGACCAGCAAACAATACCATTCTCAACGTTCTGTTGCTGAGGATAATCCTCAGCGTCATGACATTAGAATGGCTGAAATTATAAGTCCATCCTCAGTGGAGCATTTAATTCCCTTGAACAAATCAAATGATGGGTCTCTAAAGCAACAATTTATTAGTCCTCTTAAAGAGAACCAAAGGATTCAGAGATCTGAACCAGCTTCTGCATTAAGACAGAGACGAATTGTGCATTTTAGTGAAGATTCCAAGAGAACCAGAAGGGCTGCTCACCAGAAAGCAAATTACACCTCTTCAAAAATGAGATGGACCTAA
- the LOC135594419 gene encoding uncharacterized protein LOC135594419 isoform X1: protein MDGGEYASTRGPGAPTPARVSLAHLGSPSPRRLSGCFEEPSRPALKKIAWVSLQGRLVGAEEATSAGAIGGGLSADEAVAWDLFSPLHRVLVVAVVAAAAYNSKRARQIEQFQRSVELRDQVLLSMQQKLDNLCEQMNSLQDQPVKCISGLSLENDQFNAEVKQLQVASQFCGSRTSLLEFNPESGSLPLCRHVSSGLHGGKDATGIESAKEEAFNADNLIPTEQEERRMSDLSDFNWSVTSSVDFQLSALASEQEFYNLRKECEEKDAKIKELAIAVDAFRAADCKRITELEEIIRRKNLVISKLKKDKAVLEKQVVELTRLRRSSSTALDTSNLQPPVMANNILYDMSSTSPSSSDPDSPMTSKQYHSQRSVAEDNPQRHDIRMAEIISPSSVEHLIPLNKSNDGSLKQQFISPLKENQRIQRSEPASALRQRRIVHFSEDSKRTRRAAHQKANYTSSKMRWT, encoded by the exons ATGGACGGCGGCGAGTACGCGTCCACCCGTGGCCCGGGCGCTCCGACGCCGGCGCGTGTCTCGCTTGCCCACCTCGGCTCCCCCTCCCCTCGCCGCCTCTCTGGCTGTTTCGAAGAGCCGAGCCGGCCGGCGCTGAAGAAGATCGCTTGGGTCTCGCTCCAGGGCCGCCTCGTCGGCGCAGAGGAGGCCACATCGGCCGGCGCAATCGGAGGCGGCTTGAGCGCTGATGAAGCGGTGGCATGGGATCTCTTTAGCCCTCTCCATCGGGTCCTCGTAGTCGCCGTCGTCGCGGCAGCCGCTTACAACTCGAAGAGGGCTCGGCAGATCGAACAGTTTCAGAGATCCGTAGAGCTAAGG GACCAGGTGCTCCTCAGCATGCAACAGAAGCTTGATAATTTATGTGAGCAGATGAACTCCCTTCAGGATCAACCAGTCAAATGCATTTCGGGGCTTTCATTGGAGAATGATCAATTCAATGCTGAGGTGAAACAATTACAGGTTGCATCTCAATTTTGCGGTTCTAGGACTTCACTGCTGGAGTTTAACCCTGAGAGTGGAAGTTTGCCTCTTTGTAGACACGTATCAAGTGGGCTACATGGAGGGAAA GATGCCACTGGGATAGAGTCTGCAAAAGAGGAGGCCTTCAACGCAGATAATTTGATCCCAACGGAGCAAGAAGAGCGTCGGATGTCTGATTTGTCTGATTTTAATTGGAGTGTTACATCCTCTGTTGACTTTCAG CTAAGTGCATTAGCATCAGAGCAAGAATTCTATAACCTTCGCAAGGAGTGTGAAGAGAAGGATGCAAAAATAAAGGAATTAGCTATTGCTGTCGATGCATTTAGGGCTGCTGACTGTAAG AGGATAACGGAACTTGAAGAAATCATAAGAAGGAAGAACTTGGTGATCTCCAAACTGAAGAAAGATAAGGCTGTTCTCGAGAAACAG GTTGTTGAGCTTACAAGGCTCCGGAGAAGTTCTTCTACTGCTTTGGACACTAGCAATCTGCAGCCTCCAGTCATGGCAAATAATATCCTGTATGACATGAGTAGTACTAGTCCATCATCTTCTGACCCGGATTCTCCTATGACCAGCAAACAATACCATTCTCAACGTTCTGTTGCTGAGGATAATCCTCAGCGTCATGACATTAGAATGGCTGAAATTATAAGTCCATCCTCAGTGGAGCATTTAATTCCCTTGAACAAATCAAATGATGGGTCTCTAAAGCAACAATTTATTAGTCCTCTTAAAGAGAACCAAAGGATTCAGAGATCTGAACCAGCTTCTGCATTAAGACAGAGACGAATTGTGCATTTTAGTGAAGATTCCAAGAGAACCAGAAGGGCTGCTCACCAGAAAGCAAATTACACCTCTTCAAAAATGAGATGGACCTAA
- the LOC103999226 gene encoding transcription factor bHLH130 isoform X3 yields the protein MYGAPPATATSKDLDLAYPPAAPLGGHRKEEPESAGLHVLLHHPPAQQEQVSPGLLRFRSAPSSLFEELCEDFLPARPYGAETDEPSVVDTVDCQRRPQFWRPPPSGEKPLQMPNHSLSDISYRTMGSMLAEVEQHENGGGRTFANLTRQSSSPAIVSSHNGYPMMRDLRGFRNEGLPPMGEAAKRFRGHQLSLGKRQSSLMSRISETGSEEFGRGSHEESGCYMPGWDETSLLSANSFAGTRKGSEGEDKTGAGLNHSEPQKGEVRNHVSGVTHQLGLPKTSSEMAAVENFLRFQDAVPCRIRAKRGCATHPRSIAERVRRTKISERMKKLQEVVPNMDKQTNTADMLNLAVDYIKDLQKQVKTLTEGRASCTCLSSNQNSYLNSKSGARGS from the exons ATGTACGGAGCTCCTCCGGCGACGGCGACGTCGAAGGATCTCGACCTGGCTTATCCGCCTGCCGCGCCTCTCGGCGGCCACCGGAAGGAGGAACCCGAGTCGGCGGGCCTCCACGTGCTCCTCCACCATCCACCAGCACAACAGGAGCAGGTGAGCCCCGGTCTCCTCCGGTTCCGATCCGCTCCGAGCTCGTTGTTCGAAGAACTCTGCGAGGACTTCCTCCCCGCAAGACCCTACGGCGCCGAGACCGACGAGCCCTCGGTTGTCGATACCGTTGACTGCCAGAGGAGGCCTCAGTTCTGGCGGCCACCGCCATCGGGGGAGAAG CCGTTGCAGATGCCGAATCATAGCTTGTCAGACATCTCATACCGGACGATGGGTTCGATGCTGGCGGAGGTGGAACAACACGAGAACGGAGGTGGCAGAACCTTCGCCAACCTCACTCGCCAGAGCAGCTCACCCGCTATCGTCTCATCTCACAATG GCTATCCTATGATGAGGGATCTGCGTGGTTTCAGAAATGAGGGTCTTCCTCCCATGGGAGAGGCAGCAAAAAGGTTTAGGGGTCATCAGTTAAGCTTAGGAAAGAGACAAAGCTCCTTGATGTCTCGGATCTCTGAGACGGGGAGCGAGGAGTTCGGCCGCGGTAGTCATGAAGAGAGCGGGTGTTACATGCCTGGTTGGGATGAGACCTCTCTGCTTTCTGCAAACAGCTTCGCAGGGACGAGAAAAGGCAGTGAGGGGGAGGACAAGACAGGCGCCGGTCTCAACCACTCGGAGCCTCAG AAGGGGGAGGTGAGGAACCATGTCTCGGGTGTCACACATCAGCTCGGCTTGCCCAAGACCTCGTCGGAGATGGCCGCCGTCGAGAACTTTCTACGGTTTCAGGACGCAGTCCCCTGCAGAATCAGAGCTAAACGGGGCTGCGCCACCCACCCGCGAAGCATCGCCGAGCGG GTGAGGAGGACTAAGATCAGCGAAAGGATGAAGAAGCTACAGGAGGTTGTTCCTAACATGGACAAG CAAACCAACACTGCCGACATGCTAAATTTGGCCGTTGACTACATCAAGGATCTCCAGAAACAAGTCAAG ACGCTGACGGAAGGCAGGGCGAGCTGCACCTGTTTGTCCAGCAATCAAAATTCTTACTTGAACTCGAAATCAGGAGCGAGAGGTTCCTAA
- the LOC103999226 gene encoding transcription factor bHLH130 isoform X2, whose amino-acid sequence MYGAPPATATSKDLDLAYPPAAPLGGHRKEEPESAGLHVLLHHPPAQQEQVSPGLLRFRSAPSSLFEELCEDFLPARPYGAETDEPSVVDTVDCQRRPQFWRPPPSGEKQPLQMPNHSLSDISYRTMGSMLAEVEQHENGGGRTFANLTRQSSSPAIVSSHNGYPMMRDLRGFRNEGLPPMGEAAKRFRGHQLSLGKRQSSLMSRISETGSEEFGRGSHEESGCYMPGWDETSLLSANSFAGTRKGSEGEDKTGAGLNHSEPQKGEVRNHVSGVTHQLGLPKTSSEMAAVENFLRFQDAVPCRIRAKRGCATHPRSIAERVRRTKISERMKKLQEVVPNMDKQTNTADMLNLAVDYIKDLQKQVKTLTEGRASCTCLSSNQNSYLNSKSGARGS is encoded by the exons ATGTACGGAGCTCCTCCGGCGACGGCGACGTCGAAGGATCTCGACCTGGCTTATCCGCCTGCCGCGCCTCTCGGCGGCCACCGGAAGGAGGAACCCGAGTCGGCGGGCCTCCACGTGCTCCTCCACCATCCACCAGCACAACAGGAGCAGGTGAGCCCCGGTCTCCTCCGGTTCCGATCCGCTCCGAGCTCGTTGTTCGAAGAACTCTGCGAGGACTTCCTCCCCGCAAGACCCTACGGCGCCGAGACCGACGAGCCCTCGGTTGTCGATACCGTTGACTGCCAGAGGAGGCCTCAGTTCTGGCGGCCACCGCCATCGGGGGAGAAG CAGCCGTTGCAGATGCCGAATCATAGCTTGTCAGACATCTCATACCGGACGATGGGTTCGATGCTGGCGGAGGTGGAACAACACGAGAACGGAGGTGGCAGAACCTTCGCCAACCTCACTCGCCAGAGCAGCTCACCCGCTATCGTCTCATCTCACAATG GCTATCCTATGATGAGGGATCTGCGTGGTTTCAGAAATGAGGGTCTTCCTCCCATGGGAGAGGCAGCAAAAAGGTTTAGGGGTCATCAGTTAAGCTTAGGAAAGAGACAAAGCTCCTTGATGTCTCGGATCTCTGAGACGGGGAGCGAGGAGTTCGGCCGCGGTAGTCATGAAGAGAGCGGGTGTTACATGCCTGGTTGGGATGAGACCTCTCTGCTTTCTGCAAACAGCTTCGCAGGGACGAGAAAAGGCAGTGAGGGGGAGGACAAGACAGGCGCCGGTCTCAACCACTCGGAGCCTCAG AAGGGGGAGGTGAGGAACCATGTCTCGGGTGTCACACATCAGCTCGGCTTGCCCAAGACCTCGTCGGAGATGGCCGCCGTCGAGAACTTTCTACGGTTTCAGGACGCAGTCCCCTGCAGAATCAGAGCTAAACGGGGCTGCGCCACCCACCCGCGAAGCATCGCCGAGCGG GTGAGGAGGACTAAGATCAGCGAAAGGATGAAGAAGCTACAGGAGGTTGTTCCTAACATGGACAAG CAAACCAACACTGCCGACATGCTAAATTTGGCCGTTGACTACATCAAGGATCTCCAGAAACAAGTCAAG ACGCTGACGGAAGGCAGGGCGAGCTGCACCTGTTTGTCCAGCAATCAAAATTCTTACTTGAACTCGAAATCAGGAGCGAGAGGTTCCTAA